Proteins from a genomic interval of Chionomys nivalis chromosome 7, mChiNiv1.1, whole genome shotgun sequence:
- the LOC130877323 gene encoding nucleoside diphosphate kinase B — protein MANLERTFIAIKPDGVQRGLVGEIIKRFEQKGFRLVAMKFLRASEEHLKQHYIDLKDRPFFPGLVKYMNSGPVVAMVWEGLNVVKTGRMMLGETNPADSKPGTIRGDFCIQVGRNIIHGSDSVQSAEKEISLWFKPEELVDYKSCAHDWVYE, from the exons ATGGCCAACCTCGAGCGTACCTTCATTGCCATCAAGCCAGATGGCGTGCAGCGCGGCCTGGTGGGCGAGATCATCAAGCGCTTCGAGCAGAAGGGGTTCCGCCTGGTGGCCATGAAGTTCCTTCGG GCTTCTGAGGAACACCTGAAGCAGCACTACATTGACCTGAAAGACCGTCCTTTCTTCCCAGGGCTGGTGAAGTACATGAACTCGGGTCCCGTGGTGGCCATG GTCTGGGAGGGGCTCAATGTGGTGAAGACAGGCCGAATGATGCTGGGAGAGACCAATCCAGCTGATTCTAAGCCAGGCACCATTCGAGGGGATTTTTGCATTCAAGTTGgcag GAACATCATTCATGGCAGTGATTCAGTGCAAAGTGCAGAGAAAGAGATCAGTCTATGGTTTAAGCCTGAAGAACTGGTTGACTACAAGTCTTGTGCTCATGACTGGGTATATGAGTAG
- the LOC130877321 gene encoding nucleoside diphosphate kinase A, which produces MANSERTFIAIKPDGVQRGLVGEIIKRFEQKGFRLVGLKFMQASEDLLKEHYIDLKDRPFFTGLVKYMHSGPVVAMVWEGLNVVKTGRVMLGETNPADSKPGTIRGDFCIQVGRNIIHGSDSVESAEKEISLWFQPEELVDYKSCAQNWIYE; this is translated from the exons ATGGCCAACAGTGAACGCACCTTcattgccatcaagcctgacggGGTCCAGCGGGGACTCGTGGGAGAGATCATCAAGCGTTTTGAACAGAAGGGATTCCGCCTTGTTGGCCTGAAATTCATGCAG GCTTCAGAGGACCTTCTCAAGGAGCATTACATCGACCTGAAGGACCGTCCCTTCTTTACTGGCCTCGTGAAATACATGCACTCAGGACCAGTGGTTGCTatg GTCTGGGAGGGGCTGAATGTTGTGAAGACAGGCCGGGTGATGCTGGGAGAGACCAACCCTGCAGACTCTAAACCCGGAACCATTCGAGGAGACTTTTGCATCCAAGTTGGCAG gaacaTCATTCACGGCAGCGATTCTGTGGAGAGTGCAGAGAAGGAGATCAGCTTGTGGTTTCAGCCTGAGGAGCTGGTGGATTATAAGAGCTGTGCACAAAACTGGATCTATGAGTGA